The Rhopalosiphum maidis isolate BTI-1 chromosome 1, ASM367621v3, whole genome shotgun sequence genome has a segment encoding these proteins:
- the LOC113560022 gene encoding uncharacterized protein LOC113560022: MSVSNSDTRSQTKQIVYKVYTFLKQLSTRPDLSADFFKNTQIRTAEACGLSERTVRRICSEAKCKAEDSTSVMVFRSPRKGYKRAKIVSELNDFDSDVVRRTVHEFYDRGEYPTTQLILNALRQKINYSGCLRSMQYLLRNLKFSHKKCNDGRKFFMEKNDIVALRCKFLREICALREMKDDRPIVYIDETRVNQNHSESMIWQNEYGTKGLKGKGSNKVIVYHAGCARYGFIQGSKLVFRSNILGNTADYHSQLNAEMFKNWFIELLNNLEEPSVLVMGNASYHSLLVENHPKSNWRKSDIQKWLSEKNIEFHPLETLPELHQKVKALIPRQKKYLLDQIALEKNHEVIHLPPRHCQYNAIELIWAQVKRQVAKNNNTFKMVDVERLTHEALDAVTKEDWENCVRHTEKLQESDHRKEILRDALMEPVVLSILPDNSDYSDDESEIEQLE, from the coding sequence atgtctgttAGCAATAGTGATACTCGTAGCCAGActaaacaaattgtttataaagtgTATACGTTTCTAAAACAACTGTCAACAAGACCAGATTTAAGCgccgatttttttaaaaatacacaaatacgTACTGCTGAAGCTTGTGGATTGTCAGAGCGCACTGTCCGACGTATTTGCTCCGAAGCAAAATGTAAAGCCGAAGATTCAACGTCAGTTATGGTATTTAGGTCTCCGCGCAAAGGTTACAAACGTGCGAAAATTGTGTCGGAGCTCAACGATTTCGACTCAGATGTTGTTAGGAGAACTGTGCACGAGTTCTACGATCGAGGTGAATACCCAACTAcacaattgatattaaatgcTTTAAgacaaaaaatcaattattccGGATGCTTACGCTCGATGCAATATCTGTTAaggaatttgaaattttctcaTAAGAAGTGTAATGATGGccgtaaattttttatggagaAAAATGACATCGTTGCACTTCGATGTAAATTTCTTCGAGAAATTTGTGCGTTGCGCGAAATGAAAGATGATCGCCCAATCGTTTATATTGACGAAACACGGGTTAACCAAAACCATTCGGAGTCAATGATATGGCAAAATGAATATGGCACTAAAGGATTGAAAGGAAAAGGAAGTAACAAAGTTATTGTGTATCATGCTGGATGTGCTCGTTACGGCTTTATTCAAGGGTCCAAACTAGTATTCCGTAGCAATATATTAGGCAATACCGCCGACTATCACAGTCAATTGAATGccgaaatgtttaaaaactggTTTATTGAACTTTTAAACAATCTGGAAGAACCGTCTGTTTTAGTAATGGGTAATGCGTCATATCATTCGTTATTGGTAGAAAACCACCCAAAAAGTAATTGGAGAAAATCGGACATACAAAAATGGTTaagcgaaaaaaatattgaatttcatCCGCTTGAAACATTACCGGAACTTCATCAAAAAGTTAAAGCCTTGATTCCGCGCCAAAAGAAATACTTGCTTGACCAAATTGCGTTAGAAAAAAACCATGAAGTAATACACCTACCTCCTCGTCACTGTCAATACAACGCAATAGAACTTATATGGGCCCAAGTTAAACGTCAAGtagcaaaaaataacaatacgttCAAGATGGTTGATGTCGAACGTCTTACCCATGAAGCGTTAGATGCGGTAACCAAAGAGGATTGGGAAAATTGTGTAAGGCATACCGAAAAACTACAAGAATCGGATCACCGAAAGGAAATTCTTAGGGACGCCTTAATGGAACCAGTAGTTTTGTCCATATTGCCCGATAACAGCGATTACAGTGATGATGAATCAGAGATAGAGCAATTGGAATaa